In Carassius auratus strain Wakin chromosome 36, ASM336829v1, whole genome shotgun sequence, the following are encoded in one genomic region:
- the LOC113055690 gene encoding Ig alpha chain C region, whose protein sequence is MNKNRKASGLIVIIISLLLLCIASGEKDQLNQMFSRGLRLIVEVPHVRVDHLVTPKVHILLPSGVQKQRAERVTLACVITGLQSKAVRITWKVNGATGLKKHSSPAQVHREPGGTFSAVGLYSLLAHKWSHGNTYRCEVTYKAAFYYDKAESSLCVPPEEL, encoded by the exons ATGAACAAGAACAGAAAAGCAAGTGGTCTTATCGTCATTATTATCTCCCTTCTTCTGCTCTG CATTGCATCAGGTGAGAAGGACCAACTGAACCAGATGTTTAGCAGAGGACTTCGACTTATTGTGGAAG TTCCTCACGTCCGTGTTGACCACCTGGTGACTCCGAAGGTGCATATTCTTCTGCCTTCTGGCGTTCAGAAGCAGCGTGCAGAGAGAGTGACGCTGGCCTGTGTCATCACCGGGTTACAGTCTAAAGCCGTGAGGATCACATGGAAGGTGAACGGAGCAACAGGTCTCAAGAAACACAGCAGCCCTGCACAAGTGCACCGAGAGCCTGGAGGCACCTTCTCTGCTGTGGGCCTGTACTCGCTGCTCGCTCATAAATGGAGTCATGGGAATACGTACAGGTGTGAGGTGACTTACAAAGCGGCGTTTTACTACGATAAGGCAGAGTCGTCTCTGTGTGTTCCTCCTGAGGAACTGTAA
- the LOC113055085 gene encoding uncharacterized protein LOC113055085, which produces MPALLGHHQPEKMSNSKSSRIPLFIVIGVLTVWSIISLVIIVVWATSSEMKAANQCQKEMQTLREKYEGEKVERTKDRKAFDELLTQGWKNQSALQKQIDQYKEQIQSENISLSATLQENIILKGNITFLANKIEEYKLIKENLTAEIRLQKGQIEALEHNLTLKAKELASCEALGLASKQLQTAAEEQKRACETTKQNLEEQLTKCKIVEQHVNQAEHSGSGAQGITMSSVSLAMIVCLTLLLVP; this is translated from the exons ATGCCTGCTTTACTCGGACATCACCAACCTGAAAAGATGTCAAACTCCAAATCTTCTCGGATCCCACTTTTCATCGTGATCGGCGTCTTGACCGTGTGGTCCATCATCTCTCTTGTTATTATTGTGGTATGGGCCACTTCGTCCGAGATGAAAGCAGCGAATCagtgtcagaaggagatgcaaaCCCTCAGGGAGAAATATGAAGGGGAAAAAGTCGAGCGTACCAAAGACCGAAAAGCCTTCGATGAGCTGCTGACACAGGGATGGAAGAACCAGTCTGCTCTACAGAAGCAAATAGACCAGTACAAGGAGCAAATACAGTCTGAGAACATCTCTTTGAGCGCCACCCTCCAAGAAAAT ATCATTCTGAAAGGAAACATCACGTTTTTGGCCAACAAAATCGAAGAATACAAGCTCATCAAGGAAAACCTCACTGCTGAAATCAGACTGCAGAAAG GCCAGATTGAAGCCCTGGAGCACAATTTGACTCTGAAGGCTAAGGAGCTGGCATCTTGTGAGGCTCTAGGCCTTGCTTCCAAACAGCTCCAAACTGCAGCAGAGGAACAGAAGAGGGCTTGCGAGACCACCAAGCAAAATTTAGAGGAGCAACT CACAAAGTGCAAAATTGTGGAGCAACATGTAAATCAAGCTGAACACAGTGGCAGCGGAGCCCAAGGAATCACCATGAGTAGTGTTTCACTGGCCATGATCGTTTGCCTTACTCTGCTTTTGGTACCAT AG